The Thunnus thynnus chromosome 1, fThuThy2.1, whole genome shotgun sequence nucleotide sequence TTGTTATACCAAATTCTATCTTGGCTGACAAAGTCTATATGCTACCAAGTATTACAGATAAGAGATGGACACAAACTGCTCATGTTTACGAATGTACAATCTGaagttttataaaaatattatctGTCTTACGCaaataattacagtatatacacaggACTATCTGTGCATTCCAAAACCCCCACTGAATTCAAAAAATACTGTAGTTTAGtggaaaaataacaacaaaaaaggtcAAAAACTGTATTGCAATTTTTCTGAGAAGCTgctatatatttaaaaaaatgatgcatCCTTTATGACTGAGACATAACTAAATAAAGTACAAAGACAAAATGTGCCATAACATCACTGATTAAATAAGTGGAAAAGCAAAAGTGGAACAACAATAACCAAACTTGGCACTTCAAACAATCAATTCATTCAGGCACATTTCCTCTATGATTTTAAATATCGTATCATGTTTTAGTGGCTCACATGACAGCATGTCATGTCGATTTTCACACAACCAGCTGGTACATTTGTAAAGGTGTCTGAAGAAGGTTTCCTCAGAGGATAAATATTTTACCTTGGCCTTGGTAACATCAGTGTCCATCGAGTGTTTGGCTTTGAAGATTTTCTGAACCTCCTGCTGAGGACTGCAGggtagagagaggagaagattAGTTTTCTGGCAATAACATTTGCAATGGAATCCTTTCTATGACAAGGCCTCTGCAATAAATACTGCCGATGTGAAGCTCAATCTGTTAAATGTATGTTGATACTTGCATTCATACAACACCTAAATTCCAAGAGAGGTCAAAAGGACTTTACAAAGCTTTGTTTTCACATAAACTATAGGTGAGGTTTGAAAGGATTTTATAGTCTCATCCAGTATCAAATCTAGGGCTGAAATGATTCCTCGAGAAACTCGATTACTAAAAATCATCTTCGTTTAATCCATGTAACTATATACAGCACATTGTTTGTTGCACGGATGATTACTATCGCACAACGCACTTACACTGTAGACACATGATGTCAAGAAGACATGATTTGATGGCGTGGATTGCaaaatggagaaagagagagaaaacagcgaGGGGCGAAGAAAAGAGACAGGCCAGAGAAAACAACAGGgagctgaaacaaaacaaaaactctgtACAGTGTAAGTAAAACTGAACTAGCCTACCACAATAGCATGAGCGGACCCGACAGGTAACgttaatgttagcattagcattagcatagcATCCAATTACTCAATCGATGGAATTATCGGTAGAATACTCAATTACTAAAATAATCGGTAGCCCTTACTGAATCCACTGAATGTGTATCTGAGGTCCTGAAACCACAGGTGTAGCCTGCTTACTGCTGCACACCTGATTCTTCATGACCATTATGTGTAAAATCTGCGGAGTGTCCCTTTAACTTTCATTACAGTTTATATAATCTGCTGAAGAcaatgtttgtcatttaaacTGGCAGACACAACACTCAACACCAgctaaaaatgaatgttttggaCAATGCTAATAACAAAACATATCAATAAGAGATTTGTTAAGCTCAGAGCTTAGTGAATCAGGATATTTTATCCACTTAGTTGGAAtcagataaaaacagaacaagaaatgaaacagagctgcaactaatgattattttcctcaCTGATTAATCTGTAGattcatttctcttttaaatagatttgtccataaaatgtcagaaatagtAAAACACTCTTTACCCAAATCCCAAGTTGATATATTCAAactgcttgattttttttaaacataaaaccaaaataaccAAATTTTAGAAGTTGACaccagtgttgttgttgttttttttggcatttttacttttatttttgtacagcagatattttgacttgtcacagcaggaaaagcttCGTTAGTGTGTCCCAGTAGCCCAGTAGTCCCAGTAAGTcctgacagtgtgacagtgagccagcatgcacaataccaggaccctgaaactgagcctcattcattttattatctacatgtgtgcttttcctactgtcacaagtcaaaatgtcttttgtaaaaaagaaaaccattaCTACTGCAAATGTACAGTTTGTGTATGTTATGTAGTTAATGCAAAAACACGTCGACACCTTTGGGCTGGAGCACCAATGCTTGTAGAGGGAAATGTTGAGCTGAATGTTGACCTATCATAGCGGGCTGACTGAATGCCATTCATGCTCTTGACATGAATGAACATCTCTATTTGACTGTGACAGTACACAGAAGCATGAGGGGAAGTTTTCTCCTGCTACACTGATCATGTAAAGTGAACCTTACGCGCCGAGCTGTTTCCAGCGCTGGAAAAAGTCTTGGGATGTCATCTCTGTGGGCTGAAAAAACTTGTTAAGCATCACAGGGAGCTTCACTGCAATGTTCTGAAGGGCTCCACCATATCTGTCCACACATATACAGAATCAGACATTAGCTTATATAATTAGCTCatcatgtcaacattttttaaaaagtcgcATTCAGGCACCAACCTGAACTGAATGTTGAGCACTGGCGCGTCGGTGAAATCGGACACACACTCGATATTGAGGATCTGCTGGACCTGAGCGCCACCCTCTATTATGGGGTCTACTGTCTTAGCGTGGACGTTCAGCTGTGGAAGCCATGGTTAAGAATTCTTCTGATACCAAAATTACGCTAGTATTCATCTCAGCACACCTGCAGAGCTGAAGTACAAGTGTACTGAGGAGGAACTAGTTACTTGTGTTAAGTTAACTGCAGCACTTCCTGTGGGTTAAAACATGACTAATAATCTAACTAGCAGCAGAAAGGATATGAGTGTTGAGCGTGTCCTGACTGACCACCGCTGAGGAGAAGCTGAGGAACTGGGTAGATGTCTTGTTGCCAAAGAACACATACATACGACCTGGGGTACGACAGAAGATAAACACTTccttaaaattcttaaaaaataCCAGCAAAATTGATTAAATCTAATGAGATTTCCCAAAACAGAAAGATGCACATTTGATATTGTAAATCTGCTCACCCAGGTTCTGTCTGTACTCAGACTTAAGTCCAATTTGCAAAAGCTGGTTCTCATAGAGAACGCCGTTGTTCTTGCAAACgaatctgcacacacacacacataaagaagaCTTTTGAGAACTTGCATTTTTCACTAATGGGGCAATTTAGTCCAAAGCAACAAATGCTGCAAACTGTATTTCTCTGCTGATTTCATCAACCAAGCGCACAGTGTGAGCCCACCTGGAGAAATTTTCCTCAGACACATCCATGGAGGCAGGAGTTGAGTTGTCAGAAAAGACATCAATCAGCAGGCTGCCTCCTGCTGAGGGGGTGGAGTTCAGATTCAGCAGGTCTGTGAAGGGGTGGGTGGAACTCTGGGGGAGAAAGTCAGCAAATATTATCTTTGACATACAATAactgcacacacagcacaccAAAACCTCAATCTAAGTTTTTACATCaaactgacattagcattttcctcatttgtttagtaaagaaatataaactataataaTACCACGGCTGTTGTGcatagttttcagtttttcacaaTAGAATAAACTGTTTGGACAAATTTGTGGAAACAGCATCTCAACCTCAAGCATCTGAGTGGGTGTTTCCATCGGCAGCTGTTCCTGCTACGTTTGTATTCCACTCAAAACGTGGAGATAGTGGAAGTGAATTAACCtagcttgctaatgttagcactgaTTCTATCTAGATGTGAATAAACATGTGTAACACCTGGACATGAGTCAATAGGAAACATTCTAAGCAAAATACTTAAGCAtacaataacacagaaataGCTTAATGATATGTGACAAAAAGGCATTTCCCAGAAAAATCCAACTGCATGGTTAGTcaatacactcactgagcactttatatATAACACTTTCTATATAAtgaagtgctcagtgagtgtatataaGACAAGAGTAGTTTCCACTGCAGTGGTAATGAATCAAAGATGTAAATCAGTATACTATGTGTTGCTTCTAGCTACAGTATCAGTATACCATGGTCCCAGCAGAGAGCATGATGGGACTAGAGGAGGCAGGGCGGGGCCTGTTGGTTGGGAGAAGGTCTGTCATCAGTGAAGGAGAAgactgaaggagaaagagaaggagcgGGACAGAAAGAGTAGAGGAAGGATAGAGGGGTGAAGACggggaaggagaagagaggacaaGTGGAAGTGAAGATCAAGGAAAGGCTAAAAAACGATGGAAAATAAAGGCAAAGGCCAAAAGGCTGGAAACCAGTAATTATCGATACACAATAAAAAGAGTATAACTGTTATGATGCACATTTCTTCGCAAATGAAGTGTCACTGCTAGCTATTCCAGCACTGTGGAGTTACCTTGCTCGTGGCCTCGCTGCTCTCGCTGTGCTCCGTGCTGCCGTTGACGTTCCGCCGGGTGTCATCGATGTCCGGCAGGTGGCCTGGacccttcttcctcttcagcttGGCCAGGATTGAAGACTCTCTCTCTGGGAACGGAGGCATCTCTTCTAACACTGTGGCCTGGGGAGGGACGGAGAGACTGAGGGAATACTGTACACAGACAGTTACTGCACCGCTGTACAATTAACAATTTTAGCAGTTTTTCCGTAAATCGTTTGCTGACACACAGAATCAAATAGATTGTGATGCATTTCATCTCATGATCAATACAGTCACGAGATGACACTGTGAAAGTCACTTTGTATTAATTTAAGACACTGCAAATTTATTCTATGACtctactgagtgtgtgtgagcctgtttgtatgttttcagtattttgtcCACTCCCTGCAGAAATCACTAACCAATATATCTGTGCTGGCGATGCAGCTGAGCCTCAGGTACTCCACAGCTCTCTGCTGAAGCTCCACATCAGCGTTGCGGAGCTGGCTGTCTGAGCGCAGGACGTCCTGGATGGTGGCCTTCACTTCTGGAAACAAGTTAATGAACTTGATGTAGGCCGACAGCAGCAGCGCCCGCGTCGGCACGGAGCACAGGTGGAACTTGGAGTGGAGAAGGTTGAACTGGACCAGAGGGCTGAAGGAGAAGACGATATAAAACAGTGACAGTAAGGCTTCTTATCCTTCAGGTCAACTCTATGCTGATAATTCCACTGTATATTAAACCATACTCGCTGATAGACAACATTATATTCCTCTAACTTCTTCTACATGTTAAACACTGCACCGTGTTCGGGTTTTTTGTGGATGCTGTTTGTACCTGGAGCGCGAGTCACCAGCAATCAGGTTACCAAATTCTCCCAGGATGTAACCTCCGACTTTAACAAGGTTCTCATGGCAGGCGGGAGCCTGTAGTGCCTGCAAGTGTTCACAAAGCATGAGAGCACTGGGttagaaacaaaaaagaagaagtgagAGTTTGAATAGAATGGGAGGTAACCACCCAGCCAGCATGTCCATGTGGACCCAACAGAGTCGAGTAACAAGGATACAATTCCTCTGGAGCCCATACTGTTTCCCACTGCATGGGCTCCTTGAGGATTTCTTGTGGGTAAAGTGTAATCAGCTCAAAGGGTCTCTTGATTGCCACTGATCAAACTTAATTCCTAACAGTCATAAATTTTTGGTTATTTCTCTActacttctctttctttttttaatccaatgttgtttttctaaatCTTGGCAAGAGTctgattcaaataaatatttctctTAACATAAAGTGCTCACTTAGTGTAAAGCAggcaaatatttacatttgttatGCAATTCAACAGCTGAATAACTCTGAAAATACTTGCATCACAGCTTTACTTTGATGGTTTCTGCTAATATTCTGTGATGAAGTGCTCGCTGTGTGCTCCCAGTGTTTTAACAGAGCACAAAGGGGCCTTTGTGACAGCAGGAGCACCCGGAGCAAGCAAAGGACTAGAAATCACCTTATTTAGCCAATACCTATCATTTAAAAGTACCAGAAATGGCTCAGGAGTTGCTGCACTGTACAACATGATAGTTTGAGTATGGATTGGAAAaatccatttgtttttttaaatttgcaccTATGTAGTAGGTTTTGGCCAGATCATTAGCCCACATAttctaaaaaaatatatacgATACATTTGCTTATAACACTGATGAGGCTGACACTGAGGGTGCGCACTGACAGTAAAGTCGATCTGTGATGGCACAAAGCTCCATACCCACCTCAAAAACAGTTTTGGCAGCGTAGCCTTGGACATCATCTCGGTTTATGACGATTTGGATGACACGATACCACACCTCCTCACTGACATAGTCCCCGGCGATGCGGATGAGGTTGAGGATGGTGTCCACGTACCAGGTGTAGTCGACAGCGTACTTCTCTGCCAGGATGGCCACCTTGAGCACCTGAGGAAGAGAGGCAACTGGCTGAGGGCGAGAGTGGAACACAGGGAAACTTTGTGGTGTACAGGCCTGAATGGGTGACCCACTATCTCCTCTCTGATGGAGTAATCAGCCGTCTCTAGGTAGCTCAGCATCTCTGCCACGATCTGCTTGGCGTTGCTGCGGTCACACATGGCATAGAGCAGATCCACAGCCCGCTGGCGCACGCTCACATCTCGCTCAGTCTGTGTAGAAAACACATATCAACACAAGATATGAAATGACACTTGCAACGGATCTTAAATTCTATACTATTGGATATCTGTGAAAAGAAGGTATATTTATGTCCTACGGAAATTTAACTGGACAATATTGTTCTTAAGGGTAAAGAACATTACTGAAAGTATTTACAAACAAGAGATTGTGCAAGATATACATCCAGTATTGTCACAGACAACATTGTGGATTATAAATATTTAGAAATTTACCAACAACTTTATGGGTAATGATTCATCATATGTCAAACTGTTTTAACAGAATGATCTGGGAAAAGAatttaaagatggaaaatttgGGCAGAATGTGGTAAATATGTAAAGGAAGCAAAGAGGAACTTTACACTATATGaagtttttatatattaaattgAGATATTGTCATAAACCAATAAGACTCCACAGAATAAGACTGATGAAGGATAATTTGTGCTTCAATGTACAAGTGATAGAAGTCCTGGGTGGATGGTTTGGTTCAGTAATTAATGCAGCTcttgattgatttttattagAGGATGGATCTCAAATACCAAACATACCAAATGTGCCTTCTCAGTTATTATGATGGTGTGATAACAGCACAGGAGGTAGCTAAAGATTTGAAAGATAAGGTGAGTGTAGTGGTAGAAAAAGCATCGTATGAGTCTGTgcttaaaacattaaaagattaTTCTTCCTCCTACGACCTTTTTTTCTGGACCTACatagaaattgaaaaaaaatgcctGTTTAGATTTTAATCACAGTTAATGTGAATGTGTCTCCTGAGAATGTGACAGgttgtcttttcattttactattttttccTACATGTCTTGTAATAATATTTACTCTTGTGTTCCTGGAATGATATAAAGAGCTCCACATTTCCTTAAagtcaataaatataaattggAGGACAGACAGTCttcaaacacaaaattaaatttgcTGATGTGAAACATCTGGCATGTAAACATGAATATGATGTGCAGGTTTGGTTTGgcataaaaatattttgcagtTTCTGTTATCAAAATTGGATTTGTTTGAAACTTAGACTaattttcacataaataaattacTGTTATCACAATAAGGCTGTTATGAAaagttttatatattgtatattctCTAATCTTATGATGTTTAATAATATGAAGTTCAGCTGTTCTGAGGAATATTCACATACAACACTAGGTGGCAGTAAAAAACTATATCAAACTGAGAGAGCATCTTTCTTAGAAAGCCTTTGTGGTTAACAGGACAGAACACAGCTTGAATCAGTTCCTATAATCACCCTGTGGGTTGGAGTCACTTTGCATTTTAGTGTGACACACTGCTGccatgtatttacatttaaatgaaagacAAGATGTTATAACAAGGACAAAGGAATTAGGTAAGATGGTTAATATAAAGtctttacataaaatattttgcaaatccctcttaaaatctaaaatatcatttatttattaattggaaaatttactgattattttataactttattaccatttttaaatgtaaattcaatAACTCTCTCTAGAACTtgtgtataaaaaataaactaacctcaaaaggtccacttactagttTTTTGAAGTTGTCAATGACCATCTTTGAGTGGAGAGAGGAGTTATCATTTCCGTTATAAAGTGGTTATGAAAACATGGGATACAGTGGAAAGTTCCAAAAAGATAGCAAGTGGacctttgagttgagattattatGTTACACAAAGATTGTCCATGCTCACTCTAGAACTTGTTTATAAATgcaattattcattcattaattgtAAATAACCATTGACCACATGAATAATTATTCCAGTTTCATATTTCAGAATCCTGATTACCACTGGTCTGATGgtcaaaactaaaacaaaacatggaagaCCAGAGAACTATCAGGTTCTGAAACAAGTCATCCAAACCGTacacatcattttcacattaaCCTGAAAACACTTATCAAAGGACTCACCTTAAGAGCGTTGATCACGGTTTCTATATGCGTCTTTACTGCCTCGTGAGAAAACTCAGAGCTGGCCAGTGTGCACATGCTCTCCAGAGCCAAATAACGCAGGTTGGTTTCCCTGTGCTGCAGAAACTGACCTAGCTGGTTGCAGGCTCGAACCAACAGGGTGGGCTCACTGAGAGACGAGATACAACAATTAGCTGGAGTgtttacatgcaaacacacacttcaaaaTCCAAAAACCCCACAagtgctacacaacacaagagttTGAATTGGTGACAGTTGGGTTTGTCCTGTGACCTTAATGTGAAGTTTTAAGATGAATCATATCCAAGTCAGAGCACATTCCTCTGTTGTTGGTGTTATTAATGCAGCGTTACAGTCTAGAGTCTGCTACAGTTGAACTGAATCTAATACAACTAATGGTGGAAATCACTATTTGCTAAAAGCCTATACAGTGACCTGCGGGTAAAATTCCTAAGAAACTGAACCCAAATTCACAGTGAATCTGACTGACCTGTCATGGTGGATGATGAGTGAGATGGCTTCAAACAGAACAGCATTCTTTGCGTTGGAGTGCTGGACCTTCTTGGACTTGGGCGGCTCCTGGGCTTTATTTAGGATGGTCTCCAGACATTCTGTCAGACGACTTCGCAGCGCTGCATCCTCTGCATCAACAAAGGCTAGGTTAGGTTCATTACTTGCATAAACTCAGTATAAGGTCTACattatgaaatatgttttgatatTAACAGTGAATCAAATCAACCTCTGGGTTGTTAGTGCTTTCAGCCACTGTGGGCTTGTTGTTTCAGTTTGCAGTTTACTCTGTGCCCAGCTCAAAGTAGTGGAAAGCTGAAGTAAACAAGTACCTGATGAAGAGAGCTGAACATCTGCCAATCTAAAGAGGCTCAGATATTTTTGTCAGGAGTCAGCAGACCAAAGCAGctctaaaatgtgaatgaatTTTTGACTGGCTGGttttctgctggatgtgtaagtCATTTTTCCCGCCTCATTATTTTTAAGAATTTGATAAACTGACATAATTTCTACTTTCTGTCATCTCATAGCCAAAACTTGCATTATGCAACTTTATCCTATTTTTAAACAACCAAGTAATCAAAACCTGGCAGTTTTGTATtaaagactgaaacatctcagaAATGATGCGTGCAGCCATCATTGGGCAAATATGcttgttttcttcctttctgAGAGATTGATACCATTCTCACGAATGTGTTTAGTACAGAGCTAATATTTgatgtgtttagcctagcttagcatgaagactagAGGCAGGGGAACATACCTCTGtccaaagtttttaaaaagcctaCCTACACCTCTAAAGCAGTCTTATTTACATAATGTGAAATAAGGCAGTGTGTGTTGCCCTTTGGAGGTGTGAgtaggtgtgttttttttccttttctgacaGAGCCAGCTGGCTGTTTCTCCTTGACTCCAGTCTTTATTTTAAACTAGACTAAATAATTCCAGCACTGTACTTAATGATATAGATCTTCTCATCACACTAAGAGGGAAAGCAAATAACCTGAATATTACCTTAAACTCTAAGCTCTGCAAAAATGTCGTTACTC carries:
- the LOC137187627 gene encoding AP-2 complex subunit alpha-2 isoform X1, translated to MPAVSKGDGMRGLAVFISDIRNCKSKEAEIKRINKELANIRSKFKGDKALDGYSKKKYVCKLLFIFLLGHDIDFGHMEAVNLLSSNKYTEKQIGYLFISVLVNSNSDLIRLINNGIKNDLSSRNPTFMNLALHCIANVGSREMAEAFASDIPRILVAGDTMDSVKQSAALCLLRLNRTSPDLVPMGEWTARVVHLLNDQHLGVVTAATSLITTLAQKSPDDFKTSISLAIARLSRIVTSASIDLQDYTYYFVAAPWLSVKLLRLLQCYPPPEDAALRSRLTECLETILNKAQEPPKSKKVQHSNAKNAVLFEAISLIIHHDSEPTLLVRACNQLGQFLQHRETNLRYLALESMCTLASSEFSHEAVKTHIETVINALKTERDVSVRQRAVDLLYAMCDRSNAKQIVAEMLSYLETADYSIREEIVLKVAILAEKYAVDYTWYVDTILNLIRIAGDYVSEEVWYRVIQIVINRDDVQGYAAKTVFEALQAPACHENLVKVGGYILGEFGNLIAGDSRSSPLVQFNLLHSKFHLCSVPTRALLLSAYIKFINLFPEVKATIQDVLRSDSQLRNADVELQQRAVEYLRLSCIASTDILATVLEEMPPFPERESSILAKLKRKKGPGHLPDIDDTRRNVNGSTEHSESSEATSKSSPSLMTDLLPTNRPRPASSSPIMLSAGTMSSTHPFTDLLNLNSTPSAGGSLLIDVFSDNSTPASMDVSEENFSRFVCKNNGVLYENQLLQIGLKSEYRQNLGRMYVFFGNKTSTQFLSFSSAVVSQDTLNTQLNVHAKTVDPIIEGGAQVQQILNIECVSDFTDAPVLNIQFRYGGALQNIAVKLPVMLNKFFQPTEMTSQDFFQRWKQLGAPQQEVQKIFKAKHSMDTDVTKAKILGFGVALLDGVDPNPANFVGAGVIHTKSTQVGCLLRLEPNEQAEVKMYRLTLRTSRDSVSQRLCDLLSDQF
- the LOC137187627 gene encoding AP-2 complex subunit alpha-2 isoform X4, whose amino-acid sequence is MPAVSKGDGMRGLAVFISDIRNCKSKEAEIKRINKELANIRSKFKGDKALDGYSKKKYVCKLLFIFLLGHDIDFGHMEAVNLLSSNKYTEKQIGYLFISVLVNSNSDLIRLINNGIKNDLSSRNPTFMNLALHCIANVGSREMAEAFASDIPRILVAGDTMDSVKQSAALCLLRLNRTSPDLVPMGEWTARVVHLLNDQHLGVVTAATSLITTLAQKSPDDFKTSISLAIARLSRIVTSASIDLQDYTYYFVAAPWLSVKLLRLLQCYPPPEDAALRSRLTECLETILNKAQEPPKSKKVQHSNAKNAVLFEAISLIIHHDSEPTLLVRACNQLGQFLQHRETNLRYLALESMCTLASSEFSHEAVKTHIETVINALKTERDVSVRQRAVDLLYAMCDRSNAKQIVAEMLSYLETADYSIREEIVLKVAILAEKYAVDYTWYVDTILNLIRIAGDYVSEEVWYRVIQIVINRDDVQGYAAKTVFEALQAPACHENLVKVGGYILGEFGNLIAGDSRSSPLVQFNLLHSKFHLCSVPTRALLLSAYIKFINLFPEVKATIQDVLRSDSQLRNADVELQQRAVEYLRLSCIASTDILATVLEEMPPFPERESSILAKLKRKKGPGHLPDIDDTRRNVNGSTEHSESSEATSKSSTHPFTDLLNLNSTPSAGGSLLIDVFSDNSTPASMDVSEENFSRFVCKNNGVLYENQLLQIGLKSEYRQNLGRMYVFFGNKTSTQFLSFSSAVVSQDTLNTQLNVHAKTVDPIIEGGAQVQQILNIECVSDFTDAPVLNIQFRYGGALQNIAVKLPVMLNKFFQPTEMTSQDFFQRWKQLGAPQQEVQKIFKAKHSMDTDVTKAKILGFGVALLDGVDPNPANFVGAGVIHTKSTQVGCLLRLEPNEQAEMYRLTLRTSRDSVSQRLCDLLSDQF
- the LOC137187627 gene encoding AP-2 complex subunit alpha-2 isoform X3 → MPAVSKGDGMRGLAVFISDIRNCKSKEAEIKRINKELANIRSKFKGDKALDGYSKKKYVCKLLFIFLLGHDIDFGHMEAVNLLSSNKYTEKQIGYLFISVLVNSNSDLIRLINNGIKNDLSSRNPTFMNLALHCIANVGSREMAEAFASDIPRILVAGDTMDSVKQSAALCLLRLNRTSPDLVPMGEWTARVVHLLNDQHLGVVTAATSLITTLAQKSPDDFKTSISLAIARLSRIVTSASIDLQDYTYYFVAAPWLSVKLLRLLQCYPPPEDAALRSRLTECLETILNKAQEPPKSKKVQHSNAKNAVLFEAISLIIHHDSEPTLLVRACNQLGQFLQHRETNLRYLALESMCTLASSEFSHEAVKTHIETVINALKTERDVSVRQRAVDLLYAMCDRSNAKQIVAEMLSYLETADYSIREEIVLKVAILAEKYAVDYTWYVDTILNLIRIAGDYVSEEVWYRVIQIVINRDDVQGYAAKTVFEALQAPACHENLVKVGGYILGEFGNLIAGDSRSSPLVQFNLLHSKFHLCSVPTRALLLSAYIKFINLFPEVKATIQDVLRSDSQLRNADVELQQRAVEYLRLSCIASTDILATVLEEMPPFPERESSILAKLKRKKGPGHLPDIDDTRRNVNGSTEHSESSEATSKSSPSLMTDLLPTNRPRPASSSPIMLSAGTMSSTHPFTDLLNLNSTPSAGGSLLIDVFSDNSTPASMDVSEENFSRFVCKNNGVLYENQLLQIGLKSEYRQNLGRMYVFFGNKTSTQFLSFSSAVVSQDTLNTQLNVHAKTVDPIIEGGAQVQQILNIECVSDFTDAPVLNIQFRYGGALQNIAVKLPVMLNKFFQPTEMTSQDFFQRWKQLGAPQQEVQKIFKAKHSMDTDVTKAKILGFGVALLDGVDPNPANFVGAGVIHTKSTQVGCLLRLEPNEQAEMYRLTLRTSRDSVSQRLCDLLSDQF
- the LOC137187627 gene encoding AP-2 complex subunit alpha-2 isoform X2; translation: MPAVSKGDGMRGLAVFISDIRNCKSKEAEIKRINKELANIRSKFKGDKALDGYSKKKYVCKLLFIFLLGHDIDFGHMEAVNLLSSNKYTEKQIGYLFISVLVNSNSDLIRLINNGIKNDLSSRNPTFMNLALHCIANVGSREMAEAFASDIPRILVAGDTMDSVKQSAALCLLRLNRTSPDLVPMGEWTARVVHLLNDQHLGVVTAATSLITTLAQKSPDDFKTSISLAIARLSRIVTSASIDLQDYTYYFVAAPWLSVKLLRLLQCYPPPEDAALRSRLTECLETILNKAQEPPKSKKVQHSNAKNAVLFEAISLIIHHDSEPTLLVRACNQLGQFLQHRETNLRYLALESMCTLASSEFSHEAVKTHIETVINALKTERDVSVRQRAVDLLYAMCDRSNAKQIVAEMLSYLETADYSIREEIVLKVAILAEKYAVDYTWYVDTILNLIRIAGDYVSEEVWYRVIQIVINRDDVQGYAAKTVFEALQAPACHENLVKVGGYILGEFGNLIAGDSRSSPLVQFNLLHSKFHLCSVPTRALLLSAYIKFINLFPEVKATIQDVLRSDSQLRNADVELQQRAVEYLRLSCIASTDILATVLEEMPPFPERESSILAKLKRKKGPGHLPDIDDTRRNVNGSTEHSESSEATSKSSTHPFTDLLNLNSTPSAGGSLLIDVFSDNSTPASMDVSEENFSRFVCKNNGVLYENQLLQIGLKSEYRQNLGRMYVFFGNKTSTQFLSFSSAVVSQDTLNTQLNVHAKTVDPIIEGGAQVQQILNIECVSDFTDAPVLNIQFRYGGALQNIAVKLPVMLNKFFQPTEMTSQDFFQRWKQLGAPQQEVQKIFKAKHSMDTDVTKAKILGFGVALLDGVDPNPANFVGAGVIHTKSTQVGCLLRLEPNEQAEVKMYRLTLRTSRDSVSQRLCDLLSDQF